The genomic interval atttatattatgcttgtataATCTTTtaattgtattattattattattattattatttgccgTAGAACTTCTCTAACCTTTGAATTGAGCTCTAGCGAGACATCAAGACATGGGCTAAGAGAATGTTAATGAGTTAGTTTCAACCCATATCTAACGTCCAACCAAATTCCGGAGCTAAATCGAACTGGCCGCGGACCAGACAGGGCGGTTCAAAATCACCTACCTTCTCTTCTCTGCTTTTGTTTCGATTTGCCACGCAGCCGACGTCGTGCGCCTGCGGACGCCACGCGTCTTCATTCGGGGGCCCTGGTTCCTTCTCCCGCTCCATCTGGCATTCGAATGAACTATTACAAAACTAAACCCGCGGACTCTTCTTATCACTCGGCGAAGAAGGACAAAGAGATCGAGTTGTGAGAGAGAGGAACTCATCGTTCATGGCGGAGCACGAGGAGCCGAGTGAGGCGGAGCAAATCGAGGTGAAGCCGCGAGATTCGCCTTCCTCCTTAGAGTTCGATTCGGGGACGGAGGAGGAGAGGCCGGAGCCGTCGGCGTCCGCTGAGAAAGCCAAGGTCTTCCGCCTCTTCGGCAGGGAGAAGCCCGTTCACCACGTCCTCGGCGGTGGCCAAGGTACCTTTCGATCCAACTCATTTTGGTATCCTCATCGTACTTTTTCCTTCGAAAATCTAATTTCTTTGTCTTCTTTTGGGCGAGAATTCGTCGATGTTTGGATTTTTTTGGCAGAAATTTTGTCTGAAATCGTGTAGATCGGATCTGCACTTGATTCGTAGTTGTTTATTTGCTTCGAGGGGCAGCGCTATGCTCGTTGCTAGTATAATAATGGCTGGGTTTCCAGTTGCGGAAAGTTTTTAGGGATTATACGATATGTGGGGAGCGCGTCAGAGAACGACGCCATGCCAAGAGGACTCGTGTACTTTTCTACTTCGGCTGTGAATTCTCGATCGTATTTTGCATCGTTCAAGGCAaaccattttaaaattttcgTTCAAGGACGCCATAGGTCATTTCATTGTCCTGAGTAAACAATTGTTTCTTTGCTTCATCAATTTGATTTATAGCGTTCCATTTTAGCTGCTAATTTGATTCTATGGAGGGATAAGAAGATCTCAGCTGGAATACTCGTTGATGCCACTGCTATTTGGGTTATGTTCGAGTTCGTCGGCTACCATCTACTTCCTTTAATTTCCCATGGCCTCATCATCTCTTTGCTCATGCTCTTCCTGTGGTCGAAGGCCTTGACGTTTATTAACAAGTAGAAGAACTCTTTTGCTGCACTTGGAGCTCTCCTCTGGTCTCAGTTCACCAGCGAACTGTTTGcttatttcctttttcattttcagatCTCCGCCTCACATTCCAGAGGTGAGGATACCTGAGGACCAAACTGTGAGAGTCGCGCTCGCCGTGAGGAATGAGATCAACAGAGCTTTCGCTGTTCTCAGGGAGATTGCGCTTGGGCGGGGTCTAAAGAAGTTTATCATTGTAAGTTCTCCTCTTTGATGATAACTTCCCAAGGCATTTTGTAGTAACAAAAAACCGTTCGCTGCAGGTGATCGCCGGACTCTACTTGCTGTCGATCGTTGGCACCTCGTTGAACTTCTTGACACTGCTCTACCTACGTAAGTGCTCCATGTTCAATCTGTTTCGTCTACTAGTACTCTACATCTGATCCTTCAATTCACATCAATCAGTATTCTTGGCACTCCACACTGTGCCAGTTCTCTACGAGAAGTACGAAGACAAGCTCGACGCGTACGCCGAAAAAGGCATGTTTGAACTAAAGAAGCGGTATGCTTTGTTCGATGCCAAGGTCATGAGCAAGATCCCTAGACTTccattgaaggagaagaagatgcaCTAGACTTGCAAGCTACGTACGCTGTGTTAATTTTCAGGTGTTCTACTCTGTTGTTGATTTATGCATGTTAATGAGGAACTAGAAAGTGTTTACGTTTTGTTAATTGGATGGCGTCTGGTTTGTCTACTAATTGTAAGTTGCATCTCTATAGATTTTTACATGAAAAGGATGGTTTGTGAGTCGAGATGAAAAGGATGTCTGTGGATTCTGCCGTCCTGTTTGcatataagaaaaatatttaaagtttattaattaatttaagatCTTTCTGGTACATTTGTGATTAATAAAACGCCACAGGCATTTATCATGCGTTATGGATTTTATCAAACTGGAATGGGGAATTTTCAAAGGATATATTTAACTTTAAGATTGGcgcatttatttttcattttactttTTCCGGCCATCATTATCGTCAACTGTTACAGTGCTGCATTGAAAAAATATTGGGTAATTTATCATAAGGtatatttaagttttgaatttaaaaaaaaaaacaaaaacgtaTGTTACTTATGAGGTATTTAATGACGTATTTTTATTAATAGTAGTTTTCTTATTCTATCTTCATGataaatttgattattttttttatcatttttttcttctttttctcatATCTTCgagaaattaaaataaacaatgaataatatatttgaactccttgtaattctAAAAATCTGAAATGAGTACAATCTGAACTTTCTAGATCTATTAGTGGATTTGGGtatgatatgattctatatcagaCACAAACGATTCTTCATTATTacattatattttaacacctctacGAACAATTACCTCTgcaaagttgaaataaataatgaatagtatatttgaactcattGTAACTCCAGAAATTTATAGGAATTGAAATAGATGCAATCGAACCTCTCTGAGTCCAACAGTAGATTTCAATTATTTCAATTTCTGTGGATTTTTtgagttgcaaggagttcaaatatattattcattgtttattttagcttctctagGGGTGCTAAAATGTAATAAGCAAGGATCATCAAAAATTTTCATGTTGGACTTGATATGCATCATATCATATCTGtggacctgatatggaatcatatcaagcccaatgtcGGAATATCAGCCCCAATGTGGAGAATTTTATgactttctttttatattttaactcttctgagaagccaaaataaataatggatagaatatttgaattccttgcaaCTCCAAAAATCCACAGGAACTAAAATAAgtacaatcagagctctctaggtccattagtagaTTTTGGtcaggaactgaaatggatatAATCTGAGATATCTAGGTCCATTAatgaattttgaccaaaatctactaatggacctagagagcttcaattgcacccattttagttcTTGTGAATTTATGGAGTTGcaaaggagtttaaatatgctatcccttatttattttagtttcttgggggtgttaaaatatttttagaagaatcgacgtgcaaaagagaggaaagaaaaaagaggagaggaaaaagaataGATGTTGCATACATgggagaaaagaaaagagagataaatgatagaaaaataaaaagaaaagcagTCAAATTTGTGAGGAGGGTAAAATGGGAAAAACACTATAAAAAATGTCATTTGGTAAATAACAAAATAACATTCATTTTTGGtaaattcaaaaatctaaataGATCTTTTGGTAAATTACGGAAACATTTTTACACCTtcgagaagccaaaataaataatggataacatatttgaactccttgtaaacCCATAAATCCACAgaaattgaaatgggtgcaatcggagctctctaggtccatcagtgagttttgaccaaaacctactaatggacctagagaactccgattgcactcatttcagttcttgtggatTTCTAGGATTGTAAGgtattcaaatatgctatccattgtttatttcgacttGTCGAgggtattaaaatataatatgaaAGAATCATCAAAATTCTCCACGTTATCAGGCCCAAAcgattcttccttattacattATATTTTTAACACCTCTgtgaagtcgaaataaataatatatagcaTATTTGATCTTCTTATAATCCCAGAaattcacaggaactgaaatagATGCAATCGGAACTTTCTAAGTCTAATagtgggtttcgatcaaaatccactaattgacctagagatctcagattatatccatttcagttcctgtggatttctggaattacaagaagtttaaatatgctatttattgtttattttggcttctcaaaggtgttaaaatataataaagaagaATTGCTAAAACGTAAGCCTGATATTTGAGCCTAATATGATtcgggcctgatatgaaatcatattaggccaacgttgggtctgatatgatacaTATGttggattttgagggatgtcctaaagcAATCGGCTTATgattttttactatttatttgataaatatatattcactatttgGGTGCACATTCTTTATGTGTATGATTGAATCTTAAATTCATGTactatgagagaatttgtgattggatcacaacttgtgagtATCTCTtgatgtgcaattatgaatgtattgaaatattccttagtcgatgaattgatgagtttggACATCATCGATTTTGATaaactagcacgggttatactacTTTGTTCGACCAAGCATGTATTTTCTCACAGGCTAGAGACAttgagatgtcgagagttaaatgtggatgctagttatggtaactagtttattggagtgacctgctataagacttcatatggttctctacatatataaatATGTCAATGAAACTCTTACTGCAactcgagtgtaagtttccttcgacttgaggtatataagtcaCTTTGGTCATGGAAGCTTATACTTTTGACATTTTAagtaagcatctcattgaggtgtagaccccggatgattgggtataagttgaagtatcCGAAAGTGTTTGGATAATCCACAGAGAATTCACCGcttcttgcgaggagacgtataccctatgaccactcgttaggattattactcaaagtcttttttaaattgttaggaaattaatttaaaattttatttctaaaataattaaatattcttaattgatagaaagattctaaataagatatattaattaaatttagaaattagtttcttaatttaattagataaatcttgatttattagaatcagatttataatatatttttatttctaaaataaaattataacatatgtaaatttatgtcatgttcATGTCATATTTTATGCCTACATTAATTATGAtatgattagattttgtcatgTGTGCGATGTGATTAGATCTTGTTATATGTATAatgtgtcatgctatgtcatatgtgcgatgtgtcatgtcatcatttatgtcattcATGTGATGTCATGTAGTTAGTAGATTTGTATGATGATGATGAGACCTAAATCtcttatatcaaaatattaaaaCATACACCatccgttaatatggtaagaatcagagtttaagttcttgtttgagttgttagTCAAACTCAAGCTCAAcctgaaattaaatatgttcaaatcatAGAGATACATTCTCATAATTAATGGGTCAGTTTTAAACTTAAAGCATTGATTTGTTGTGTCAAAgacatgatcaatgtggataaaagtgaagttgggtgatatgaatttgatgtatacttgttaatgtgttaacaataTGATGTTTATGCGAAAATCAATcggttgctagcataatgtgatagttgcatataagtgatatgcaatcggtaaacttgttacctaccgctataactaagaatgacttgttggccaaagtcaaggttattcttatctatagTGGATATCAGCCACTTGGAGAAACCCTTCTATCTCCCGAATTCATAGTAAGGGTTGTTGAATTCGAAAAGTAAGTGGATTTCGTATTtatatgtaaattgtttacatttaCGAAATAAAATCATCTTTCTTAAACATGCTCGATTATATATTTCTAGATTATTAGATTTAGGATGTTTTCTTTGATTTTGTGCTCAACTATGGAAACAAACAAACTGACCTGGCTAACTCCAAAGGACTCATATTACTTTTGTGGTAAGATGTGACATTGGAGAAGAAACGACAAGATTTATTTAGAGTCcatgaagaagagaaaaagacatCCGAGCACTTgtagactctaattagggttaaccaccactaattttgtcaaacatgcccaagcaccccgagctctcttTAATAGAGCTCGGAAGGAAAGCACTAAGTTGTTTTCAtgccactagtcgactggtaaaaataCCAATCGACTAGTCGTAAGTGGAATTCAAGCATTACAGACCAACGACTcaatactagtcgactgatgaaaacaccaattGACTGAACCACATTTGTTGAGCGAACAGAGGCATTCTGTTcgctaccagttgactgatgaaaaTACCAATCAATTGTTACAGTACTATTGCAGTAACTGCtccagtaaaaccctaaacctaggattttaccctgagtacaatctctcatacaCTCATCTTTGCCCGCACAACCTAAATCTAGCCTTCTAGCCCCCTTCATTAGCCTCGCATCCCtcggagcttccatcggccttgtcattattgtcgggtcttcctttgccaagaggtcgtgcctctgggacttcatccattgccaagtcacacttggacttacgttgcaaagactacatgcttgaacttacaccgccaagactcacccttgggcttttctcctttgtcaagatcacacttggactttccttattgtacttatatcttgcacactcacaatttatatcaaatacaacaataaacctttACCTAAACATTAAAACCTAGGATACACAGATTCCTTCAAtagtaaggagttcaaatatactatctatTGTTTATTTTACCTTCTCGagaggtgttaaaatatttttagaataatcCACGTGCAAAAGagtgtaaagaaaaaaaaaagaggaaagagaataAATATTGCATGCataggaggaaagagaagagatgacagaaagaataaaaagaaaaacagTCAAATTTATCAAGAGGGTGAATGGGAAGAGCACTGTAAAAAGGTACATCTTTTGAGAAATAACAAAATAACATGtatcttttgataaattcaaaaatctaaataCATCTTTTGATAAATTGTCATTGAAAAAGAACATAATCATCAGTagtattttactattttattaaaaatatgaattctatattaataattagttaattttgatggaatttaaaataaaattacggTAAACTATAGAAAATCCCCGTTCATAAATATCTCTTTATGTCCACTCCccctataaaaaaaaaacttattttacactcccaaaattttctttttactccCTAATACATCAATTTACAAATTTACCCCCTCCTTAATTCCTTTCCCTCTCCCCCatttctttcccaccacatccatCAAACATAAATGTGAAagaaaagccctaaccctaaccatGCATGTCGATCCTCACCTCTCCCCCATTTCTTTCACAGCCACATCCATCAATCCATCCCTACGAAGGAAAAGCTCTAACCGTAACCAAATAAAGTCATTTGTCCGCTAATCCCCACCGATGACAATGTAAAGCTCTTATCGTCGAGATCCACTGACCGACCAAACCCATTGATGAGGAGACTAAAGCAAACGACGAAAGAAATAGAGTTGAAGTCACCAGTCACCTCAAATAATAGTAAGTTTCTTCGCTATTTGCAGTTTTGATCGATTAGTCCCATTTTGTTCGATTTTCACATTACATTAtttgtttgctgttggttattgtttgaattttttgacTTCTCGATTTTCAACAGGTCATTGTATGGTTTGTGCAATATTTTGTGCTATTTGGTGGtggtttttttttacattttagtATCCTTTTTATAGATAAATGAAGTATCTAATTATTATAAACCTATGAATTCTTCAATTGAATAATAAATGTTTTAAGAGAGATTAGTCTAGATTAATGTGAGAAATGAGTTCCATTAGTATAGTATCAACCGTCAAGAAGTGGGGGAGTTAAAGTTCTTCAATTGGTAAATTGTTCAtgtttagatatttaattttttctattaaattgaatgTTTATTTTTTGTAAGTATGCAAATGTTTACTTTATGATCTGAATGCTAAATTTGTGTTGGATATTTGTTTTATGTTTTTGGTGTAGAAATGGtataaaaatttaagaaatttaaGAAATGATAATTTGAGGTTGGAAAGAAGGTTAAGGGTTGTAAAGAAGCAAGAAGCAAAGATGGTTAAGATTagcaaagaagcaaaggaggTTAAGAGTAGCAAAGAAGTTAAGGAGGTTAAGAGCGCTAAAAAAGCTCTATTGCGTTGTTCGCCAACTTTTTTTAGACTTGTAATGGCTAAAGTCGACCCAAAAATGAGTGATAAGTAAAAAAAAAGAGTATTGAAAACACCCCACTTAGTACATGGCTGAAGATGCTCAAATTGCCCATCAGCAATTCTAGAGTTGatctaattttaaaaagattccaGTTGCAATCTCGTTCATTTGTGTTTGGTGAAAATATTGTTGTTCCCTTTACATCGCTAGAGTTTTCCATAGTTTTTGGATTGCGTTATTCAGGGCAACTAGTTGATCTAGATGTCAATCTAGAATCTAAAGTTGTAGCTTGGCATTTCTCAAGAAAAGTTGACAATATTAGCAGAATTGTGATCTATGAGAGACTTCCCTCCTTAGTTGGATCAGAGAATAACTCAGATGTTGATGATTTTATTAGGATGTTTATTTGTTTTGTGTTTAATTGTATCATTTTTCCTGTTGGCCACTGCTCAACACCTCGATTCATTATGTCATACATTGATGACCTGACAACCTTCTTTGCTTATTCATGGGGAGATGAGACATATAGATTTTTGAACTACCAAATTTCAAAATATATTGGAAAGGGTGAAGAAAATGTTCCAAGAAAGAAGTATTTAGATGGTTCAACTATTAGTTTGATGGTGAGTTTTTTAAGTATACTTTTATTATGTTTTGTAttgttatattaaaatatttatttatttaggcaTGACTATATGAAAAAATTCCTTCTTTTGGAGTTCTGCGTTCTCTACGTACTTCTCCCCGATTGCTCCGTTAGTGTGAAAATAAGATACCTAAAAAAGCTGATTCGTTTGAGAAGTTATTGAAATGCATTGACTATACTAAAGTAAGTTCATATTTTTTAATAGATATATTCAAATATGATCAGTGACCATTTATATTTAATTGTGAAAAAGTGTTGTTCATCGTACCATTTtcagatgaagatttttcatcaAAATCGAGGATGCTTTTCAGTAATATTatgaataattaaatattttgttaaatgaAATTGACAAAACATTTATTTACTACATGAATCAAATTTTTTAAGTCCCAGAATGTACAAAGTGTGGCAGAATCATTAATGGTACAAGTTGGTGGAATAGTGGATCAATAACAAAATACATTGATGGTGAGTCACAGCATGAGCCAGAGATTGAATGTGAAAGTAATACGAGTGAGTGTAAAAGCAACGAGAAAGATGAATCTAGTGAAGATATCAGTTGGAGAATAAAGAACAAGATATTTGAAGTTAAGGTTGATGGTGAATGTGATTGATCAGTTTCTTGAAGTGCCTATGGAAAAGAATATTATATCAGCAGAGCATTTTGTGCAAGGACTAATGATGAAAGCGACTCAGGGAGCATTGTTGGTAGTTCACTAGTCACGCGCAAGACCAATCATTTCTCGTTGTCTATTGCAATGACTGTAATGACAAGGGTAGACCGTGCTAAAAAAAAGGCTAAAATGTTTGTTATGTCGTCAAGTACAACGCCAAAACGTAGGAGAAAGGTGGGCAATGAGGTTTTAGCATCGCTCATTGACACTATAATGGTGGAATCAGTAAAATAgagttaattttatttatttgttgctaaccatgtttctatttttttcttatgttcctaaatctATCTCCCACGTAGGAAGACACCAACACACCTAAAATATGAAGGAATGCTATTGAGGATGTGATGAATGAATTTAGAGAAAAGCAGATTTTTGTGGACATGAAGAAGCAACGGATGAAGAGCGAAAAATGTTAACAGAGTATCTTTCTCGAGATAAGTTGATGTTAATCTTGTATATGGTTcctttttctgaaattttatttatttctagtgtaatataaaataaattttcatatttgaTAGTGCTGTTGTGTGGGAGGAAGATAATGTGGTACTCGGTGGACTCAAATTCTGTGGTTTTTTATTTTGTAATCCAGTTAGAGGGGAAATCATTGATTGTTACATGAGAATAATGAAAAAGTAAAGTCACAAGAAAGGGTTTGAAATTTTCTACATGAAACAGGTGTTCAGGGTTTGTTATTCTTTGACCTTacaattgatttatttaatttttaagaattacGACTCTATTTCTACATGTAGAGAGAAGTACTTGATAAATTGGAACGACACAGGAACAATCGAACACTATGAAATGGGGAGTATGAGGATTTTGTTGGAAAATTGACTTCtgtaacaagaaactaactacaAGATCtgaatgaaaatttatttaaaagatgcaaatatattatttttccttTGAACTAAGGATGACATTGGTTTCTATTAATATATTCAGCTACAGAAGGTCAATTCAAGATGATGAACCCAAAGTCTCATCCATCTTCTTTTGGGATAACAAAAATTTATGTGTGTTTCATCAATTGTATTTCAAtaattgataaaatttaaattttaaaggatAACCAATATTTACAAGTATGATTTTTAGCTGGATATATGATGCATTTCTTGGGCTTCAACATTGGTGTTCTCACGGTAACTAAGAAAAGTGTCATCATCAAGGTGAGACCCTCGACTGTGGTGTTTACACCTATTTGTGGATTGAGTGTCTGGCGCATGATGATGATAAATGTAGAATTATGAAAGAGAAGTGAAAATGGATACTTAACGGGCACACATAACAACTATTATTTTGTCGGAtgaaaatgaaattatgaaaaAGTAGTCTTCGTTAATTTATCCCATGTGAATATGGTTGTTCGTGGAAAACATGTTTAGGTTGTGAGTTGGTGTATCTGTAGATATTTTAACTTTGATAAACTTTGTTTACTATTTAAGTGTGTATGCTTAATATTTTGGAAAGTGGATGTTTTTGTTGTTGAAATCTAGAAAATAGGTAATGTTGGTTATATATGATATGTAGTCATGAGTGGGTTTGAATTTTTTGAGTTAATTTAGTTCAAATCTCGGGAAAATACTAATAttgaatataatttatttttcataatagaaataGTGCATAACTTACACATGCTGTATTTGAAATGAAACATTTTAGGTGCATACATGCATTATCAAATGAATATATAAGTATAGGAAGACTTATAACCAAGTTATTGACAGATAATCTAATCTTGGGTATAATCGAGCAACCAAGTAGGAAAATAAGTTGCTATCATTACTTTTTCActatcaagaaaatgtcaagagCAAGCGGATTATTAGTACAAAATAGTAAAATTTTAGTATGCATTATGAAAATTTTAGTATGAACTGCTTTagattgagtattattttaaaaaatgtgaGTATAAAGTTCCGGTGGCACCTCCTTCATGATCTTGA from Zingiber officinale cultivar Zhangliang chromosome 6B, Zo_v1.1, whole genome shotgun sequence carries:
- the LOC121992634 gene encoding reticulon-like protein B6 produces the protein MAEHEEPSEAEQIEVKPRDSPSSLEFDSGTEEERPEPSASAEKAKVFRLFGREKPVHHVLGGGQAANLILWRDKKISAGILVDATAIWVMFEFVGYHLLPLISHGLIISLLMLFLWSKALTFINKSPPHIPEVRIPEDQTVRVALAVRNEINRAFAVLREIALGRGLKKFIIVIAGLYLLSIVGTSLNFLTLLYLLFLALHTVPVLYEKYEDKLDAYAEKGMFELKKRYALFDAKVMSKIPRLPLKEKKMH